The following coding sequences lie in one Arachis ipaensis cultivar K30076 chromosome B03, Araip1.1, whole genome shotgun sequence genomic window:
- the LOC107633778 gene encoding uncharacterized protein LOC107633778 gives MSITDDASMQQMFYIYRQTRFHVPVIELYVEFEQQSGMGTVGDEVNVDELGDIDWEEDNNDSEEKFEANYEVDDENDDGDLAGNPVVQNEAYAIVSQHPFGVPSFMQTLDLEVMHAPEFPEYANTGEGNVAAEDGKHSMRNARGYGVGCDWLIRASLIRKKACWESRRYNGKYTCTMGTISQDHPKLDSDTIADAIRPLVEADPSIKVKSVIAEIQGRFNYTVSYRKAWLAKQKAVAKVFGDWEVSYQILPVWLKAMTVKMPRSRVQIKTLPVYRESEEVQGVDGTHLYGKYKGALLVAVAQDGNQNIVPIAFAIVEGEKADAWEFFLTNLRRYVVTIDGVGIISDRHTSIDAAIARSNGAWLPPRA, from the exons atgtCCATCACTGACGATGCAAGCATGCAGCAGATGTTCTATATTTATCGACAAACTCGATTTCACGTGCCGGTGATAGAGCtgtacgttgagtttgaacaacaGTCGGGGATGGGTACGGTCGGCGACGAGGTCAATGTTGATGAGCTCggggatatagattgggaagaagataatAATGACAGCGAAGAGAAATTCGAAGCTAACTATGAAGTCGATGACGAAAACGATGATGGAGACTTGGCAGGCAATCCGGTGGTGCAGAATGAGGCGTATGCCATTGTAAGCCAACACCCGTTTGGTGTTCCGTCTTTTATGCAGACTCTAGATCTCGAAGTCATGCATGCCCCAGAATTTCCTGAGTATGCGAATACGG GTGAAGGCAACGTTGCGGCAGAAGATGGCAA ACATTCTATGCGAAATGCAAGGGGGTATGGTGTAGGGTGCGACTGGCTTATCCGAGCTAGCTTGATTCGAAAAAAAGCTTGTTGGGAGAGCAGGAGATACAATGGCAAGTACACGTGTACCATGGGCACGATTTCACAAGATCATCCCAAGTTGGACTCAGACACAATTGCTGATGCCATTAGGCCGTTGGTCGAAGCAGACCCCTCGATAAAGGTGAAGTCTGTTATTGCAGAAATTCAAGGTAGGTTCAACTACACTGTGAGTTACcgcaaggcttggttggcaaagcagaaagctgtCGCAAAAGTTTTCGGTGATTGGGAAGTTTCTTACCAGATTCTTCCAGTATGGTTGAAAGCAATGACAGTGAAGATGCCAAGGTCTCGTGTTCAAATTAAAACGCTCCCTGTTTACCGTGAGAGTGAGGAGGTTCAAGGT GTTGATGGCACGCACCTATACGGAAAATATAAAGGTGCACTTCTGGTAGCGGTTGCACAAGATGGGAATCAAAACATTGTGCCTATTGCATTTGCGATTGTCGAGGGCGAGAAAGCAGACGCGTGGGAGTTTTTCCTAACCAATTTGCGGAGATATGTTGTTACCATTGATGGTGTGGGTATTATTTCTGACCGCCATACCTCCATCGACGCTGCAATAGCTCGCAGTAACGGTGCATGGTTACCACCAAGGGCGTAG
- the LOC107633777 gene encoding uncharacterized protein LOC107633777, with amino-acid sequence MYCIRHIGSNFLRRFKAPYLHKLMAILGRSRSTTKTTKGSKSGVRHILNGVMRSVLAFDGGYRWGHMTTNLVECINSVLKGARNLPVTALVRSTFYWLNELFTRKSTEAHERLRNGFTYSEFATKRVEESFRRAENIVVNRFDRRNEMFEVREMQDGTIYTVNLAQRHCDCGHFQVERLPCCHVLACCANQRLDWQVYVHDVYKMSEICKVYRGEFVPMGDLSTWDRYEGAKVIANWTLRRATKGRPKSTRYLNEMDSRDMCGPRRCTICGHEGHSRSRCPQRAGPSSAGGH; translated from the exons ATGTACTGCATCAGGCACATCGGGTCCAACTTCTTAAGGAGGTTCAAGGCTCCATATTTGCATAAACTCATG GCTATTCTAGGACGGAGCAGGAGTACAACAAAAACTACCAAAGGCTCAAAGAGCGGGGTGAGGCATATACTTAATGGTGTGATGAGATCGGTGTTGGCATTCGATGGTGGTTATCGTTGGGGACATATGACGACAAACTTGGTAGAGTGCATAAATTCTGTCCTGAAGGGTGCACGTAACCTTCCTGTGACTGCCCTTGTCCGGTCAACTTTCTATTGGCTGAATGAGTTGTTCACTCGGAAGAGTACCGAGGCCCATGAGCGTCTCCGCAACGGATTCACGTATTCAGAATTTGCAACGAAGAGAGTTGAAGAAAGCTTCCGACGTGCAGAAAACATTGTGGTCAACCGGTTCGACAGGCGCAACGAGATGTTTGAGGTTCGCGAAATGCAAGATGGTACCATTTACACTGTTAACCTTGCACAACGACACTGCGACTGTGGCCATTTCCAGGTCGAGCGACTTCCATGTTGCCACGTGCTTGCATGTTGCGCCAACCAGCGTCTTGATTGGCAAGTGTATGTGCACGATGTGTACAAGATGTCTGAAATTTGCAAGGTGTACAGAGGCGAGTTTGTTCCGATGGGTGACCTATCTACGTGGGATAGATACGAAGGagcgaaggtgatcgccaactggACATTGAGGCGTGCGACGAAAGGAAGGCCGAAGTCAACCCGAtacttgaatgagatggattcgCGGGATATGTGTGGTCCTCGCCGGTGCACTATATGTGGACACGAGGGACATAGCCGCAGCCGATGTCCGCAGCGCGCAGGTCCAAGTTCCGCTGGAGGTCATTAG